In Brevibacillus brevis NBRC 100599, a single genomic region encodes these proteins:
- a CDS encoding GbsR/MarR family transcriptional regulator — MDTNQEKILEKAQERVIETLARNMDLYGITMSTGLLYGTLLFQDKSMTLDEMGEALGMSKTSMSTGVRTLMDLNMVEKIWKKGTRKDHYEVNLDWYQNFIDLFSVKWRHACEHNAHALKKSLLELRALQQSEELSEEVSERVDLSIKRIENGLEYYLWLSRLIDSFESHDIFQFVPKKENES, encoded by the coding sequence ATGGATACCAATCAGGAAAAAATCCTCGAAAAAGCTCAGGAACGCGTGATTGAAACGCTGGCTCGCAACATGGATCTGTATGGAATCACCATGTCAACGGGACTGCTGTATGGCACATTGCTCTTTCAGGACAAATCAATGACACTCGATGAGATGGGCGAAGCACTGGGCATGAGTAAAACCAGCATGAGCACTGGCGTCCGCACATTGATGGACTTAAATATGGTAGAAAAGATATGGAAAAAAGGGACACGGAAGGATCATTACGAGGTCAATCTGGATTGGTACCAGAACTTCATTGACCTCTTTTCCGTGAAGTGGCGTCACGCCTGTGAACATAATGCACACGCCTTGAAAAAGTCGCTCCTTGAGCTTCGCGCGCTCCAGCAATCCGAAGAGCTTTCCGAAGAAGTCAGCGAGCGTGTGGACCTCAGTATCAAGCGCATTGAAAATGGGTTGGAGTATTATCTGTGGCTGTCCCGTTTGATCGACTCCTTCGAATCACATGATATCTTTCAGTTTGTACCGAAAAAGGAAAATGAATCATAA
- a CDS encoding cysteine hydrolase family protein, translated as MIRKTALLIIDAQVGIIEGQLGPVFQPSTLVQTLKKVREDAYSKGIPVLYVQDADVGEVGSDDFAIHPEIAPLPSETVIQKLATDSFHGTDLHEKLQALGINHLVITGCKTEYCIDSACRKATTLGYDVTLVKDGHSTSDNQVLSAEQIIAHHNTCLHGLGNIEPFILVRESTEDIFAPTHDSYR; from the coding sequence TTGATTCGGAAAACAGCTCTACTGATTATTGATGCGCAAGTAGGTATTATCGAAGGGCAACTTGGTCCTGTTTTTCAGCCGTCTACACTTGTCCAAACATTAAAAAAAGTAAGAGAAGACGCCTATAGCAAGGGTATTCCTGTGCTGTACGTTCAGGATGCGGATGTCGGGGAAGTCGGTTCAGACGACTTTGCCATCCACCCTGAGATCGCACCTCTCCCATCAGAAACAGTGATTCAAAAACTAGCAACTGACTCGTTTCACGGAACAGACCTGCACGAAAAGCTACAAGCGCTCGGAATTAACCACCTTGTTATCACAGGGTGCAAAACCGAGTATTGTATCGACAGCGCCTGCCGCAAAGCGACGACACTCGGCTATGATGTGACGCTCGTCAAAGACGGGCATTCTACATCGGACAATCAGGTACTGTCAGCGGAACAAATCATCGCTCATCACAATACATGCTTGCATGGATTGGGGAATATTGAGCCATTTATTTTGGTACGGGAATCAACCGAGGATATCTTCGCCCCTACCCATGATTCTTACCGATAA
- a CDS encoding NUDIX domain-containing protein, which translates to MCLSKEKPCRLEKNTWSIPGGKVDPYEQLETSVVREIKEEVNLDVEVKFLLCTAETPKPEPFMKCKTDSCPWGLSVFLKKKITALF; encoded by the coding sequence ATCTGCCTATCGAAGGAGAAACCATGTCGACTAGAGAAGAATACATGGAGCATTCCCGGTGGAAAAGTTGATCCCTATGAACAACTGGAGACGAGTGTCGTCCGCGAAATCAAAGAAGAAGTCAATCTCGATGTCGAGGTAAAGTTTCTGCTGTGCACCGCAGAAACTCCAAAACCGGAACCGTTCATGAAATGCAAAACGGACAGTTGCCCATGGGGTCTGTCCGTTTTTTTAAAAAAGAAGATTACTGCCCTTTTCTGA
- a CDS encoding YwbE family protein — MNGKNRKDIAAGLEVEIVLKQDQRTGKRTRGIVKDILTNSSTHPHGIKVRLTDGQVGRVQEIIRKGQ; from the coding sequence ATGAACGGAAAAAATAGAAAAGACATCGCAGCGGGTCTTGAGGTCGAGATTGTATTGAAACAGGACCAACGCACAGGCAAGCGCACCCGTGGAATCGTCAAGGATATCCTGACGAACTCCAGTACCCATCCGCATGGAATCAAGGTCCGTTTGACGGATGGACAAGTAGGGAGAGTGCAGGAGATCATCAGAAAAGGGCAGTAA
- a CDS encoding response regulator has product MIKYRDALLTNIHKQIETWYTQKSPVSHEELYRFLHSLKGTSGTIGLTDLSDLSQILLDRMEDMPAKDWSLGEWRLFLHELISLCYEQRPEQEVFIENPTLQRESPCEQQPLVLILDDDVTLLMYLKEYLENHNWSVIATVYPHMALDYFHDMNPDCFILDLNIPETGGFQVIQTISEKIKKQYVPTTIISIDCGRETRLNAYRLGADDVMCKPLDMEELVVRLERQLRRKRWMNSILFLDELTGVNNRNSFVDTYQRLLSDAQRTNTPFSLAFLDIDFFKGVNDTYGHLIGDEVLTRFAAFIGQSAEKQDVLFRYGGEEFILLMPRTTVQTGKLRLEQMLSAFCSLTFDAPEGTFSLSFSGGIVQVDDPHRPHTYWVEAADTALYAAKNAGRRRIETAQITETHDTPKVKLKVAIIDDDPMIRVMLADSIQTSFNGWMHVDIQTFEEGAAFFGSTWHQGQEPYLVILDGMMPQMDGLEVLRKIRNLPNAKKYTVIMLTGRTEEQDIVRALQLGADDYMTKPFRTRELEARITRLVKRML; this is encoded by the coding sequence ATGATCAAGTACAGAGATGCACTTCTTACGAATATTCACAAACAGATTGAGACGTGGTATACCCAGAAGTCCCCCGTCTCTCATGAAGAGCTATATCGCTTTCTTCATTCGTTAAAAGGGACATCCGGGACAATTGGCTTGACCGACTTGTCTGATCTGTCTCAGATCCTCCTGGATCGAATGGAAGACATGCCGGCCAAGGATTGGTCGCTCGGTGAATGGCGATTGTTTTTGCACGAGTTGATCAGCTTGTGTTACGAACAACGGCCGGAACAGGAAGTTTTTATTGAGAACCCCACTCTCCAACGGGAATCCCCTTGTGAGCAACAGCCTTTGGTCCTCATCCTGGACGATGACGTCACCCTGCTTATGTATCTAAAGGAATATTTAGAAAACCACAATTGGTCTGTCATCGCAACGGTCTATCCTCATATGGCTCTCGACTATTTTCACGACATGAACCCCGACTGCTTCATTCTGGATTTGAACATCCCGGAAACGGGCGGCTTCCAAGTGATACAGACGATTAGCGAAAAAATAAAGAAGCAATATGTGCCTACGACCATTATCAGCATCGATTGCGGACGGGAGACCCGTCTGAATGCCTATCGTTTGGGCGCAGATGACGTCATGTGCAAACCGCTTGATATGGAAGAGCTGGTTGTACGCCTTGAACGCCAGCTTCGCCGGAAGCGCTGGATGAACAGCATCTTGTTTTTGGACGAGCTAACGGGTGTCAACAATCGCAATTCTTTTGTTGATACATACCAACGGCTTCTTTCTGATGCCCAACGAACCAATACCCCCTTCTCACTGGCATTTTTAGATATCGATTTTTTCAAAGGGGTCAATGATACATACGGTCATCTGATCGGGGACGAGGTGCTGACTCGTTTTGCTGCTTTCATCGGGCAGAGCGCGGAAAAACAGGATGTATTATTCCGGTACGGCGGAGAGGAATTTATCCTGTTGATGCCGCGTACGACTGTACAGACAGGAAAATTACGCCTGGAACAAATGCTCTCTGCATTTTGTTCGCTTACGTTCGATGCTCCTGAAGGAACGTTTTCTTTGAGCTTTTCCGGTGGAATCGTACAAGTAGATGATCCTCATAGACCGCATACGTATTGGGTAGAAGCTGCAGACACTGCTTTGTATGCAGCCAAAAATGCAGGGCGGCGCCGGATTGAAACCGCTCAAATCACAGAGACACATGATACCCCTAAGGTAAAACTGAAGGTCGCGATCATCGATGACGATCCGATGATTCGCGTGATGCTTGCCGATTCCATCCAAACCAGTTTTAACGGTTGGATGCACGTCGACATCCAGACTTTCGAAGAAGGCGCAGCTTTCTTTGGCTCCACCTGGCATCAGGGACAAGAGCCTTATCTGGTCATTTTAGACGGGATGATGCCACAGATGGATGGCCTCGAGGTTCTCCGGAAAATCCGGAATTTGCCGAATGCCAAGAAATATACGGTGATTATGCTAACAGGTCGTACGGAAGAGCAAGACATAGTCCGCGCGCTTCAGCTCGGAGCTGACGACTATATGACCAAGCCATTCCGTACACGCGAACTGGAGGCTCGCATCACGCGACTGGTTAAGCGAATGCTGTAA
- a CDS encoding response regulator transcription factor, translated as MATIMLAEDEAVLRMLIGDTLEDEGHELDIACDGEEALQKIGQNEYDLIILDYMMPKLTGFEVLQQLKQMDDKKAVKVLILSAKSQHAEQEKMREAGADDFMPKPFSPMDLVRKVEEMLA; from the coding sequence ATGGCAACCATTATGCTGGCCGAAGACGAAGCCGTGTTGCGCATGTTGATTGGCGACACGCTCGAAGACGAGGGACACGAGCTCGATATCGCTTGTGATGGAGAGGAAGCCCTGCAAAAAATCGGTCAAAATGAGTACGACTTGATTATTCTAGATTATATGATGCCAAAGCTGACAGGCTTTGAAGTATTGCAGCAGCTCAAACAGATGGACGATAAAAAGGCAGTCAAGGTCCTGATCCTCTCGGCAAAAAGTCAACATGCCGAACAGGAGAAAATGCGTGAAGCTGGTGCTGATGACTTCATGCCGAAGCCCTTTAGCCCGATGGATCTCGTCCGGAAAGTGGAGGAAATGCTCGCATGA
- a CDS encoding ATP-binding protein, which produces MTGFWAFIRKSITRRFIAMMLLFLSLLIAGAGIVQNLNSNALTHYQTEIYNTKEKQNLVADIAEHTNQIFFRARGYYAFLSPSEYNELFLEKKKLEQALEKFKKLPLNDEEQTLVASIESFFTNFFANVFPTFSSYAKNGDFESLRKASASGVNQEVNNLLTYAGRYQEEHDQLLYTKNQLLFEEMSQISTWFLVYSLMVLVIMVIVTIQTTRDIGRPLVRLSQNAEQFANGRTPLLQDLNRIDEIGRLSRSLDYLIRQIQAKEEVLMAQNEELQAQQDELMMQQEELQEALGKMEENERYLEKKNRFILSLSNTLDKSELLSSIIRNITEVMDADKGVIVMLNTDRDAASFGVSQNGLEQLRKGLDDGPFVRIRETGLPYVLMRESTDAERGYTEEKSQTFELYLPVLDAQQTIVACIICSRIGRKFTNQELRVIIGIAKQISLALDKLEMYEETERQRKMTQDMLDSVQEGIQLIDLSGETLQVNWNFCELLCYDHQLASQGFDLEQFLSHLQSRTSEPDRLIQYVRSVVLDEGAIPSGSIVFEMTGPQIRYIQLYAEPLYRNQEKWSTLLVYRDFTKEYEIDQMKSEFVSTVSHELRTPLASVLGFAELLLTKKLKPERQQRYIATIYQEATRLTALINDFLDLQRMESGRQTYELENVAIDQVIRDIFELHRVQSPLHRFELDLQTEKTVVSGDQAKLHQVFLNLISNAVKYSPHGGHVRVGCRQDGNRLLVEVQDEGLGIPSEAIPHLFTKFYRVDNSDRREIGGTGLGLAIVQEIVHMHHGEVSVISESGKGSTFTVTLPLAEHDLSPGYPAGSEEAISPTGQCKGNVVIVEDDLNLTELLRHELTCSGFSVNSFSTAYEAVAAIEELRPDAVVLDLNLKDGESGWKVIEEIRNNPDLRTIPIVISSAFEEKKKAFDLGATGYLIKPYHPDTLSKAILLAITNHEATGQIFIPDEQ; this is translated from the coding sequence ATGACGGGGTTCTGGGCGTTTATCAGAAAAAGCATCACACGTCGCTTCATAGCGATGATGCTTCTTTTTCTGTCACTTCTGATTGCGGGCGCTGGCATCGTTCAAAATTTGAATAGCAACGCATTAACCCATTATCAGACAGAGATATACAATACCAAGGAAAAACAAAATTTGGTCGCAGACATCGCTGAGCACACGAACCAGATCTTTTTTCGCGCAAGGGGTTATTACGCTTTCTTGAGCCCATCTGAGTACAATGAGCTATTTCTTGAGAAAAAGAAGCTGGAACAGGCGTTGGAAAAATTTAAGAAGCTTCCGCTCAATGATGAGGAGCAAACGCTTGTCGCTTCGATCGAATCTTTCTTCACGAACTTTTTTGCCAATGTGTTTCCTACTTTTTCGAGTTATGCAAAGAACGGAGACTTTGAATCCCTGCGAAAAGCTTCGGCCAGTGGCGTGAATCAGGAAGTGAACAACCTGCTTACATACGCCGGGCGGTATCAGGAAGAGCACGATCAGCTTTTATATACGAAAAACCAACTACTGTTCGAAGAGATGTCACAGATAAGCACCTGGTTTCTCGTGTACTCTCTGATGGTGCTGGTGATCATGGTAATAGTCACCATTCAAACTACGCGGGATATCGGCAGGCCGTTGGTTCGTCTATCCCAAAATGCTGAACAGTTTGCTAATGGCCGTACACCTCTTTTGCAGGATTTGAACAGGATTGACGAAATCGGTAGGCTCTCCCGCTCCCTCGACTATTTGATCAGGCAAATTCAAGCCAAAGAAGAAGTGCTCATGGCGCAAAACGAAGAGCTGCAAGCCCAGCAGGATGAACTGATGATGCAGCAAGAAGAGTTACAAGAAGCATTGGGCAAGATGGAGGAAAACGAACGGTATTTGGAAAAGAAAAACCGTTTCATCCTCTCTTTGTCGAATACGTTGGATAAAAGCGAGCTATTGTCCAGTATCATTCGCAATATAACTGAAGTCATGGATGCCGATAAAGGTGTTATCGTCATGTTGAACACTGACAGGGACGCAGCTAGCTTTGGTGTTTCGCAGAACGGTTTGGAGCAATTGCGCAAAGGATTGGATGATGGTCCCTTCGTGCGAATCAGGGAAACGGGCCTGCCATATGTCCTGATGCGTGAAAGCACTGACGCTGAGCGCGGCTACACAGAGGAAAAGTCACAAACATTTGAGCTTTACCTCCCAGTGCTAGATGCTCAGCAGACAATTGTTGCCTGTATCATCTGCTCCCGTATCGGTCGAAAATTCACGAATCAGGAGCTACGAGTCATCATCGGCATCGCTAAGCAGATTTCCTTGGCACTCGACAAGCTCGAGATGTATGAGGAGACAGAGCGACAGCGTAAAATGACGCAGGATATGCTCGATTCTGTTCAAGAAGGCATTCAGCTTATAGATTTGAGTGGAGAAACACTTCAGGTGAACTGGAATTTTTGTGAGCTCTTGTGTTACGACCATCAGCTCGCTTCGCAAGGATTTGACTTGGAACAGTTCCTTTCCCATCTACAGAGTCGAACCTCTGAGCCTGATCGGCTGATTCAGTATGTCAGATCTGTTGTTTTAGACGAAGGTGCCATTCCTTCAGGCAGTATTGTGTTTGAGATGACTGGACCGCAAATACGCTATATTCAGCTCTATGCAGAGCCATTGTACCGGAACCAAGAGAAATGGAGTACCTTGCTCGTTTACCGTGACTTCACCAAGGAATACGAGATCGACCAAATGAAATCGGAATTCGTCAGTACGGTCAGCCATGAGCTGCGTACTCCTCTCGCCAGCGTACTTGGTTTTGCGGAGCTGCTGTTAACGAAAAAGCTCAAGCCCGAACGTCAACAGCGGTACATAGCGACCATTTATCAAGAAGCTACTCGCCTGACTGCACTAATCAACGATTTCTTGGATTTGCAACGCATGGAATCCGGCAGACAGACTTATGAGCTAGAGAATGTTGCCATTGATCAAGTGATTCGGGATATTTTCGAACTTCATCGAGTACAGTCCCCTCTCCATCGGTTTGAACTCGATTTGCAAACGGAGAAAACCGTTGTTTCTGGAGACCAAGCCAAGTTGCATCAAGTATTTTTGAATCTGATCAGTAATGCCGTCAAATACTCCCCGCATGGTGGTCATGTCCGGGTGGGTTGTCGACAAGATGGCAATCGCTTGCTCGTGGAGGTCCAGGATGAAGGGCTAGGCATTCCTTCCGAAGCCATCCCTCACCTGTTTACCAAATTTTATCGCGTAGATAACTCGGATCGTCGCGAGATCGGCGGTACAGGATTGGGTCTTGCCATTGTTCAGGAAATTGTCCATATGCATCATGGAGAAGTTTCCGTTATTTCCGAATCGGGCAAGGGTAGTACATTTACGGTTACTCTTCCACTGGCTGAGCACGATTTGTCCCCTGGCTATCCAGCGGGAAGTGAGGAAGCTATTTCTCCAACTGGTCAATGCAAAGGAAACGTTGTGATCGTCGAGGACGATTTGAACTTAACCGAGCTACTGCGTCATGAGTTAACATGCTCTGGATTCAGCGTCAATTCCTTCTCTACGGCGTATGAGGCAGTAGCAGCAATCGAGGAGCTGCGACCGGATGCTGTCGTGCTTGACCTTAACTTGAAGGACGGCGAAAGTGGTTGGAAGGTCATTGAGGAGATACGCAACAACCCGGATTTACGAACTATTCCGATAGTGATCTCCAGTGCTTTTGAGGAAAAGAAAAAGGCATTTGATCTGGGGGCAACCGGCTATTTGATCAAGCCTTATCATCCAGATACCTTGTCAAAAGCGATTTTGCTGGCCATCACGAATCATGAAGCAACGGGACAGATCTTCATTCCCGACGAACAGTAA
- a CDS encoding cold-shock protein, with protein MYFSKKAVVPIEEEETDVWTCSNEGCTCWMRDNFSFDKSPSCPFCHARMVKDTRMLPVITNHSNKRNS; from the coding sequence GTGTATTTCTCAAAAAAAGCAGTCGTTCCAATCGAAGAAGAGGAAACAGATGTATGGACGTGCAGTAACGAGGGCTGTACGTGCTGGATGAGAGATAACTTTTCCTTTGATAAGAGCCCGAGCTGCCCTTTTTGCCATGCCCGAATGGTAAAAGACACGCGCATGCTACCGGTCATAACCAATCACAGCAACAAACGTAACTCTTGA
- a CDS encoding acyltransferase family protein yields the protein MYTDSKILKSLFYIQLFSSFLVVVGHFTASALSFTDPFWIVALNQISRYGTVLLTIATGYLTAYSFEAKSPSAREFFSGKLLYIFVPYLVSGVLYHYLLKKGMPHTAQDFTNIVLGKTGDHLYFVFMICQYYVFAYLFRRVITKRNILVVIWILLGIQYIYINFIHQGWFGLTTRHMLPSWIFTLYMGHVLYWYRESILSFLRNNRSILTLMTGVSTAAALFFVISNKLYVAVHLTFVFATLLSFLVLMVFFLERVDRLHIKFRKGLTYFIFLFHSAFLIMFKDYLFAKYGEVAWLFENTLYSLLYLLLIIGCSCLMALMLVWMVNKLERISKTIRQTRRPLHANK from the coding sequence ATGTATACAGATTCAAAAATCTTGAAATCTCTGTTTTACATCCAGCTCTTCTCAAGTTTTCTCGTTGTAGTCGGTCATTTCACGGCTTCTGCACTTTCGTTTACAGATCCGTTCTGGATCGTGGCCCTCAATCAGATCAGTCGTTATGGCACTGTCCTGTTGACGATCGCCACCGGTTATTTGACTGCTTATTCTTTTGAAGCCAAGAGCCCTTCTGCTCGCGAGTTTTTTTCAGGGAAGCTTCTGTATATTTTTGTCCCTTATTTAGTATCTGGTGTCCTGTACCATTACTTGTTGAAAAAAGGGATGCCTCATACTGCCCAAGACTTTACGAACATTGTTTTAGGCAAAACGGGTGACCATCTGTACTTTGTGTTTATGATTTGTCAGTATTACGTTTTTGCCTATCTGTTTCGTCGTGTGATCACAAAGCGCAATATTTTGGTTGTCATTTGGATTCTGCTCGGTATTCAGTACATCTACATCAACTTCATCCATCAGGGCTGGTTCGGGCTCACCACGCGTCATATGCTTCCGAGCTGGATTTTTACCCTATACATGGGGCACGTGTTGTATTGGTACCGTGAATCGATCCTTTCCTTTTTGCGAAACAACCGCTCAATCCTGACGCTGATGACGGGTGTTTCCACTGCGGCTGCGCTGTTTTTTGTTATCTCAAACAAGCTGTATGTGGCTGTGCATTTGACTTTTGTCTTCGCCACGCTTTTGTCGTTTCTCGTGCTCATGGTCTTCTTTTTGGAACGCGTCGATCGTTTGCACATCAAGTTTCGAAAAGGGCTGACGTATTTTATTTTCTTGTTTCACTCTGCTTTTTTGATCATGTTCAAAGATTATTTGTTTGCGAAATACGGCGAGGTCGCTTGGCTGTTTGAAAACACGTTGTACTCGCTGCTGTACTTACTCCTGATTATCGGGTGTAGTTGTCTGATGGCGCTTATGCTGGTCTGGATGGTAAACAAACTGGAGCGTATCTCCAAAACCATACGACAAACACGTAGGCCGCTTCACGCTAACAAATAA
- a CDS encoding sensor histidine kinase, protein MPMDDLAVYLDEHEAAIVKEFKRRIAVSDSDQYKGLIHLNGQALYRMVIEYFRSEITLEDIKELAYKVAYERNRAETNIGDFVSNVCMGRELVIDLLQKGPFTPATLMPALLKINECFDVFLVHAVFKYTDLKDNDLEEKKLFIERSHKDRLTILGQMASSFVHEFRNPLTSIMGFSRLLKEDYPNLPYVEIIENELRQLNYRVSQFLLVSKKGAVYKQMEVFSVWELFDEILSFLYPNIVDVNVDIQCSIDPTFQLKGYKDEMKQVFINIISNALDALHKKTGDKEIVIEVSQKLDSSLITVSNNGSPIPPDLLSVIFEPFFTTKELGTGIGLYVCKEIIERHGGTITCESTDLQTKFSMQFKPCDTCTTGSMSMSHHI, encoded by the coding sequence ATGCCGATGGATGACTTGGCAGTATATTTGGACGAGCACGAGGCAGCGATCGTAAAAGAATTCAAGCGACGAATTGCCGTTTCGGACAGTGATCAATACAAGGGGTTGATCCATCTGAATGGCCAAGCACTGTATCGTATGGTTATTGAATATTTTCGTTCGGAAATCACTCTTGAGGATATTAAAGAATTGGCTTACAAGGTCGCATATGAACGAAACCGGGCAGAGACCAACATTGGCGATTTTGTTTCCAACGTGTGCATGGGCCGGGAATTGGTTATCGATCTTCTCCAAAAAGGTCCGTTTACGCCTGCCACTTTAATGCCTGCCCTATTGAAAATAAACGAATGCTTTGATGTCTTTTTGGTACATGCTGTTTTCAAATACACCGACCTCAAAGACAACGATTTGGAAGAGAAAAAGCTATTTATCGAGCGTTCTCACAAAGACAGGCTCACGATTCTAGGGCAGATGGCATCCAGCTTCGTCCATGAATTCCGGAATCCACTTACTTCCATTATGGGATTCTCGCGTTTATTAAAAGAAGATTACCCGAACCTCCCTTACGTAGAGATTATTGAAAATGAGCTACGGCAATTGAATTACCGGGTTTCACAGTTTTTGCTGGTCTCGAAAAAGGGAGCGGTCTATAAGCAAATGGAGGTTTTTAGCGTTTGGGAGTTGTTTGATGAGATTCTTTCCTTCCTCTATCCGAATATCGTTGACGTGAATGTGGATATCCAATGCAGTATCGATCCTACCTTCCAACTAAAAGGCTACAAGGATGAGATGAAGCAGGTGTTTATCAATATCATTTCCAATGCGCTGGATGCGTTACATAAAAAAACAGGCGATAAGGAGATCGTCATCGAGGTGTCCCAAAAGCTCGACAGCTCCTTGATTACCGTTTCCAACAATGGATCGCCAATACCACCTGACCTGCTCTCGGTTATTTTTGAGCCGTTTTTCACGACGAAGGAGCTCGGTACTGGAATTGGCTTATACGTTTGCAAAGAAATCATTGAGCGGCATGGAGGAACGATTACGTGCGAATCTACTGATCTGCAAACGAAGTTTTCCATGCAATTCAAGCCCTGCGACACGTGTACAACTGGCTCGATGTCGATGAGCCATCATATCTAG
- a CDS encoding S4 domain-containing protein — translation MHTIEHTWVLRENHENQPVRRYCSNCGRTVLFFDTNIRRHNANGKNIYRFAIYKCEKNHTWNEKLAIYKAFTDHREVPDTEFGEEIAPLPILPLLEYQEKGVQEVTIRIESTEARFRLDKLLSEQIEGWSRSQIARKIKDGQILLNEQETKPSVVLSAADIIQIRIG, via the coding sequence ATGCATACCATCGAGCATACGTGGGTATTACGTGAAAATCATGAAAATCAGCCAGTACGGCGATATTGCAGCAATTGCGGGCGAACCGTTCTCTTTTTCGATACCAACATCCGCCGCCACAACGCTAACGGCAAAAACATCTATCGCTTCGCTATCTATAAATGCGAAAAAAATCATACATGGAACGAAAAGCTGGCCATCTACAAAGCCTTTACAGATCATCGGGAGGTGCCAGATACGGAGTTTGGTGAAGAGATCGCGCCGCTCCCTATTCTCCCTTTGCTTGAATACCAGGAAAAGGGCGTTCAGGAAGTGACGATTCGTATAGAGAGTACAGAGGCCCGCTTCCGCCTCGACAAGCTGCTGTCCGAACAGATAGAAGGCTGGAGCCGCAGCCAGATTGCCCGCAAGATCAAGGACGGGCAAATTCTCCTAAATGAGCAGGAGACGAAGCCAAGTGTTGTCTTGAGTGCAGCGGATATCATCCAGATTCGGATTGGGTAA
- a CDS encoding N-acetylmuramoyl-L-alanine amidase has protein sequence MNITEMLLTNVNSRPKKKIVPKGVVIHWTANERSGANATANRNYFNKPTTVASAHYIVDDKQIIRCLPEDEMGYHVGAQTYSQAALNKLSNYPNNCTIGIEMCVNADGSFAKMYEQTVALTADILKRHGWGVEHLWRHYDITGKNCPAFFVVNTTAQTYTGMPAKDAWTKFQQDVHRFLTAYPQKPQPDVDKCDVELTLTSTGKLIDDVSYVPIRMIAEAVGGAVEWEPSTQKVTVNGQEVSYVNDQGTAFAKTRELAALLGLQVEWDEPRKAVVLKK, from the coding sequence ATGAATATCACCGAGATGCTTCTGACCAACGTAAATTCCCGTCCCAAAAAGAAGATCGTCCCAAAAGGAGTCGTCATCCACTGGACGGCCAACGAACGCAGCGGGGCGAATGCCACCGCAAACCGAAACTACTTCAACAAACCAACGACAGTAGCGAGCGCACACTACATCGTGGACGACAAGCAAATCATTCGCTGCCTGCCGGAGGACGAGATGGGCTACCACGTCGGGGCGCAGACTTATTCACAGGCCGCCTTGAACAAATTGAGCAACTATCCGAATAACTGCACGATTGGGATTGAAATGTGCGTCAATGCAGATGGAAGCTTTGCGAAAATGTACGAGCAAACAGTGGCGCTGACCGCGGATATCTTGAAGCGACATGGCTGGGGAGTCGAGCACCTGTGGCGTCATTACGACATTACGGGAAAAAACTGCCCAGCCTTTTTTGTCGTCAATACGACCGCACAAACCTATACAGGAATGCCAGCGAAGGACGCATGGACAAAGTTTCAACAGGATGTCCACAGGTTTCTCACAGCTTATCCACAAAAACCACAGCCTGATGTGGATAAGTGCGACGTTGAACTGACACTTACTTCTACAGGCAAACTAATCGATGATGTATCCTATGTACCCATTCGTATGATTGCCGAGGCAGTTGGTGGAGCAGTGGAATGGGAGCCTTCCACGCAAAAAGTGACCGTGAACGGACAGGAAGTCTCCTATGTAAACGACCAGGGAACTGCTTTTGCGAAAACAAGAGAGCTTGCCGCCTTACTTGGTTTGCAAGTGGAGTGGGACGAGCCGCGAAAAGCAGTCGTATTGAAGAAATAA